One stretch of Arachis hypogaea cultivar Tifrunner chromosome 20, arahy.Tifrunner.gnm2.J5K5, whole genome shotgun sequence DNA includes these proteins:
- the LOC112782957 gene encoding paired amphipathic helix protein Sin3-like 2 isoform X3: MKRTRDDAYSGSQFKRPFASSRGDSYGQTQGAGGGSGGGGGGGATPSQKLTTNDALTYLKEVKDMFQDQREKYDLFLEVMKDFKAQRTDTAGVIARVKELFKGHNNLIFGFNTFLPKGYEITLDEEEAPPKKTVEFEEAISFVNKIKKRFQNDEHVYKSFLDILNMYRKEHKDIGEVYSEVATLFKDHTDLLDEFTRFLPDTSQAPSAQHAPYGRSSLQRFNERSSTAPMMRQVHVDKQRYRRDRILGSHDRDQSVDRADLDDDKINMHKEQRKRENRDRRVRDHDEREQDLDNGRDLNLQRFQDKKKSVKKAEGFAMASDFPSYDDKDALKTMYGQAFSFCEKVKEKLSSSDDYQAFLKCLHIFSNGIIKRNDLQNLVTDLLGKHSDLLHEFNDFLERCENIDGFLAGVMSKKSLSTDGHISRSSKLEDKDKEHKREMDGPKEKERYSKYSGKSIQELDLSDCKRCTPSYRLLPADYPIPVASQRSELGAQVLNDHWVSVTSGSEDYSFKHMRRNQYEESLFRCEDDRFEMDMLLESVSSAAKRVEELSNSINENKMENLGRIEDQFTALNLRCIERLYGDHGLDVIDILRKNPTHALPVILTRLKQKQEEWTKCRADFNKVWAEIYAKNHYKSLDHRSFYFKQQDSKNLHTKYLVTEIKEIKEKQQKEDDILQSIAAGSKQPLTPHLEFEYPDAAIHEDLYKLIRYSCEEIYSSRELMNKTMRLWCTFLEPMLGVPSRSHGTEKVEERKAGPNVGNAGNGSPHGDSISINSRLPKSDKNEADGRVPDVKNVHRTSAAANDKENGSVGRENVCRDELPLDKGQTNIECTDKVSGINKQFSADEQGAKNNALISVRGEKLEDNPSRNNEELTPGTVTTPSRPTDADESVPKPQEVNATLVEGSDVTAPVTVADGVPTQSSKVRSHEESAGPCKTEKEEGELSPNGDSEEDNFVAYGDSNVQSMSKSKHTIERRKYQSRIGEDESCPEAGDADDEDSENVSEAGEDVSGSESAGDECFREDHEDEEDIEHDDVDGKAESEGEAEGTCDAQSAGGDGSSQPHSERFLSSVKPLTKHVSAVSYVEDMKDSRVFYGNDDFYALFRLHQLLYERILSAKTNATNSEMKWKAKDASSPDPYLKFMDALYSLLDGSFENAKFEDECRAIIGNQSYVLFTLDKLIYKLVRHLQNVATDDMANKLLQLYEYEKSRKPGKLNDSVYHANAHVILNEDNIYRLQCSSPPSRLSIQLMDNMNEKPEMFAVSIDPNFSFYLHNDFLSVLPSKKEPHGILLQRNKRKFGDIDELSGITSAMEGVKLINGLECKIACSSSKISYVLDTQDFFFRPKRRRQASPETRSCRHRRDREERYRRLMATVSQ; encoded by the exons ATGAAGAGGACAAGGGATGATGCTTACTCTGGCTCTCAATTCAAACGGCCCTTTGCTTCCTCACGTGGTGATTC CTATGGCCAAACCCAAGGGGCTGGAGGAGGAAgtggaggaggtggtggtggaggagcaaCCCCGTCTCAGAAATTGACAACCAATGATGCCTTAACTTATTTGAAGGAAGTGAAAGACATGTTTCAGGATCAGAGAGAAAAATATGACTTGTTCCTTGAGGTCATGAAAGATTTCAAGGCTCAGAG gactGACACTGCTGGTGTCATAGCAAGGGTGAAGGAGCTATTCAAAGGGCACAACAATTTGATATTTGGATTTAACACTTTCTTGCCTAAGGGATATGAGATAACACTTGATGAGGAAGAGGCTCCTCCGAAGAAAACAGTTGAATTTGAAGAAGCGATTAGTTTTGTGAACAAGATAAAG AAACGATTCCAAAATGATGAGCATGTTTACAAATCATTCTTGGACATTTTGAACATGTACCGCAAAGAGCATAAGGACATTGGTGAGGTTTATAGTGAG GTTGCTACCCTTTTCAAGGACCATACAGATTTGCTCGATGAGTTCACTAGATTCTTACCAGATACTTCTCAAGCACCTTCTGCACAGCATGCTCCATATGGTCGAAGTTCATTGCAGCGATTCAATGAGCGGAGTTCTACAGCACCCATGATGCGACAAGTGCATGTAGACAAG CAACGTTATCGACGAGACAGGATTCTTGGCTCTCATGATCGTGATCAGAGCGTTGATCGAGCTGATCTGGATGATGACAAAATAAACATGCACAAGGAGCAGAGGAAACGTGAGAATAGGGATAGAAGAGTCCGTGATCATGATGAGAGAGAACAAGATCTTGATAATGGCAGGGATTTGAACTTGCAACGCTTTCAAGACAAAAAGAAATCTGTCAAGAAGGCGGAAGGGTTTGCCATGGCTTCTGACTTTCCTTCATATGATGACAAAGATGCGTTAAAGA CCATGTATGGTCAAGCATTCAGCTTCTGCGAGAAAGTTAAGGAGAAGTTGAGCAGTTCTGATGACTACCAAGCATTCTTGAAGTGCCTTCACATTTTCAGCAATGGGATAATAAAAAGGAACGATTTGCAAAATTTG GTAACTGATTTACTTGGAAAACACTCTGATCTATTGCATGAATTCAATGATTTCCTGGAGCGTTGTGAAAATATTG ACGGATTCCTTGCTGGTGTCATGAGTAAAA AGTCTCTGTCTACCGATGGTCATATATCAAGATCATCAAAGTTGGAGGACAAAGATAAAGAGCACAAGCGTGAGATGGATGGACCTAAAGAGAAAGAAAGATACAGTAAATACTCGGGAAAATCCATTCAAGAACTCGATCTTAGTGACTGCAAACGTTGTACTCCAAGCTATAGGCTGCTGCCTGCAGAT TATCCAATTCCTGTGGCTAGTCAGAGATCTGAACTTGGAGCTCAAGTATTGAATGACCACTGGGTATCTGTGACTTCAGGGAGTGAGGATTACTCTTTCAAACATATGCGCAGGAATCAGTATGAAGAAAGCTTGTTCAGATGCGAAGATGACAG ATTTGAGATGGACATGCTATTAGAGTCAGTGAGTTCTGCTGCGAAACGTGTAGAGGAGTTGTCTAATAGCATTAATGAAAATAAGATGGAGAACCTGGGCCGTATTGAAGATCAATTTACTG CTTTAAATTTAAGGTGCATTGAACGTTTGTATGGTGACCATGGTCTCGATGTGATAGACATTTTGCGTAAAAATCCAACTCATGCTCTGCCTGTAATATTGACTCGACTTAAGCAGAAACAAGAGGAGTGGACTAAGTGTCGTGCAGATTTCAATAAAGTTTGGGCTGAAATTTATGCTAAGAACCACTACAAGTCACTCGATCACCGTAGCTTCTATTTCAAGCAACAAGATTCAAAGAACTTGCACACGAAAT ATTTGGTGACCGAgattaaagaaattaaagagaagcaGCAAAAAGAGGATGATATTCTTCAGTCCATTGCTGCTGGAAGTAAACAGCCTCTAACTCCACATCTTGAGTTTGAATATCCTGATGCTGCAATTCATGAAGACTTGTATAAACTTATTCGGTATTCATGTGAGGAGATTTACTCTAGTAGGGAGTTGATGAATAAAACTATGAGGCTCTGGTGTACCTTTTTGGAACCGATGCTTGGTGTTCCTTCCCGATCTCATGGGACAGAAAAGGTGGAAGAGAGGAAAGCAGGGCCTAATGTTGGCAATGCAGGCAATGGAAGTCCTCATGGAGACTCCATTTCAATTAATTCAAGGTTACCAAAATCTGACAAGAATGAAGCAGATGGTAGAGTACCTGATGTAAAGAATGTTCACCGGACTAGTGCTGCAGCTAATGATAAAGAAAATGGATCTGTTGGTCGTGAAAATGTCTGTAGAGATGAACTCCCACTGGATAAAGGGCAGACAAATATAGAGTGCACCGATAAAGTCTCTGGGATTAATAAACAATTTTCTGCTGATGAACAAGGAGCTAAAAACAATGCATTAATTTCAGTTAGAGGAGAAAAATTAGAAGATAATCCTAGCAGGAACAACGAAGAATTGACTCCAG GCACTGTCACTACTCCTTCTCGACCTACTGACGCTGACGAATCCGTACCTAAACCTCAGGAAGTAAATGCTACTTTGGTAGAG GGGTCTGATGTTACAGCTCCAGTTACAGTGGCCGATGGGGTACCAACTCAGAGCAGTAAAGTTAGAAGCCATGAAGAATCTGCTGGGCCTTGTAAAACTGAAAAGGAAGAGGGCGAGTTATCACCAAATGGTGATTCGGAGGAGGATAACTTTGTTGCTTATGGAGATTCAAATGTGCAGTCAATGTCTAAGTCAAAGCACACTATTGAGAGAAGAAAATATCAGTCCAGAATTGGAGAGGATGAGTCCTGCCCAGAGGCTGGAG ATGCAGATGATGAGGACAGTGAAAATGTGTCTGAAGCTGGTGAAGATGTCTCGGGCAGTGAATCTGCTGGTGATGAATGCTTCCGAGAGGACCACGAGGATGAGGAAGATATAGAgcatgatgatgttgatggtaagGCTGAGAGTGAAGGTGAAGCAGAGGGTACATGTGATGCACAATCTGCTGGAGGAGATGGTTCATCTCAGCCACATTCAGAAAGGTTTCTTTCGTCTGTGAAACCTCTGACAAAGCATGTTTCAGCAGTGTCATATGTTGAAGACATGAAGGATTCAAGGGTGTTTTACGGAAATGATGATTTCTATGCACTTTTTAGGCTTCATCAA CTTCTTTATGAAAGGATCTTGTCTGCAAAAACCAATGCCACGAATTCAGAAATGAAATGGAAAGCCAAGGATGCCAGCTCCCCAGATCCTTATTTGAA ATTTATGGATGCATTGTACAGCCTTCTTGATGGATCTTTTGAGAATGCAAAGTTTGAAGATGAATGCCGAGCAATTATTGGCAACCAGTCATATGTGTTATTCACATTGGACAAATTAATATATAAACTAGTTAGACAT CTTCAAAATGTTGCAACAGATGATATGGCCAATAAGCTTCTCCAATTGTATGAGTACGAAAAGTCTCGGAAACCTGGGAAACTAAACGATTCAGTATATCATGCAAATGCACATGTTATCCTTAATGAGGACAATATATATCGATTGCAATGT TCCTCACCACCCTCTCGGCTATCCATCCAGCTCATGGACAATATGAATGAAAAGCCTGAGATGTTTGCTGTTTCTATTGatccaaatttttctttttaccttCACAATGATTTTCTCTCCGTCCTTCCTTCTAAAAAGGAACCCCATGGCATTTTACTTCAAAG AAACAAACGCAAATTTGGAGATATTGATGAGCTTTCTGGAATAACTTCTGCTATGGAAGGTGTCAAACTAATTAATGGATTGGAATGTAAGATAGCTTGCAGCTCGTCCAAG ATCTCCTATGTTCTCGACACACAAGATTTCTTTTTCCGGCCGAAAAGGAGAAGGCAAGCGTCACCGGAAACCAGATCTTGTCGACACCGGAGGGACAGAGAGGAAAGATACCGCAGGTTGATGGCGACCGTGTCTCAATGA
- the LOC112782957 gene encoding paired amphipathic helix protein Sin3-like 2 isoform X1 — protein MKRTRDDAYSGSQFKRPFASSRGDSYGQTQGAGGGSGGGGGGGATPSQKLTTNDALTYLKEVKDMFQDQREKYDLFLEVMKDFKAQRTDTAGVIARVKELFKGHNNLIFGFNTFLPKGYEITLDEEEAPPKKTVEFEEAISFVNKIKKRFQNDEHVYKSFLDILNMYRKEHKDIGEVYSEVATLFKDHTDLLDEFTRFLPDTSQAPSAQHAPYGRSSLQRFNERSSTAPMMRQVHVDKQRYRRDRILGSHDRDQSVDRADLDDDKINMHKEQRKRENRDRRVRDHDEREQDLDNGRDLNLQRFQDKKKSVKKAEGFAMASDFPSYDDKDALKTMYGQAFSFCEKVKEKLSSSDDYQAFLKCLHIFSNGIIKRNDLQNLVTDLLGKHSDLLHEFNDFLERCENIDGFLAGVMSKKSLSTDGHISRSSKLEDKDKEHKREMDGPKEKERYSKYSGKSIQELDLSDCKRCTPSYRLLPADYPIPVASQRSELGAQVLNDHWVSVTSGSEDYSFKHMRRNQYEESLFRCEDDRFEMDMLLESVSSAAKRVEELSNSINENKMENLGRIEDQFTALNLRCIERLYGDHGLDVIDILRKNPTHALPVILTRLKQKQEEWTKCRADFNKVWAEIYAKNHYKSLDHRSFYFKQQDSKNLHTKYLVTEIKEIKEKQQKEDDILQSIAAGSKQPLTPHLEFEYPDAAIHEDLYKLIRYSCEEIYSSRELMNKTMRLWCTFLEPMLGVPSRSHGTEKVEERKAGPNVGNAGNGSPHGDSISINSRLPKSDKNEADGRVPDVKNVHRTSAAANDKENGSVGRENVCRDELPLDKGQTNIECTDKVSGINKQFSADEQGAKNNALISVRGEKLEDNPSRNNEELTPGTVTTPSRPTDADESVPKPQEVNATLVEGSDVTAPVTVADGVPTQSSKVRSHEESAGPCKTEKEEGELSPNGDSEEDNFVAYGDSNVQSMSKSKHTIERRKYQSRIGEDESCPEAGAGDNDADADDEDSENVSEAGEDVSGSESAGDECFREDHEDEEDIEHDDVDGKAESEGEAEGTCDAQSAGGDGSSQPHSERFLSSVKPLTKHVSAVSYVEDMKDSRVFYGNDDFYALFRLHQLLYERILSAKTNATNSEMKWKAKDASSPDPYLKFMDALYSLLDGSFENAKFEDECRAIIGNQSYVLFTLDKLIYKLVRHLQNVATDDMANKLLQLYEYEKSRKPGKLNDSVYHANAHVILNEDNIYRLQCSSPPSRLSIQLMDNMNEKPEMFAVSIDPNFSFYLHNDFLSVLPSKKEPHGILLQRNKRKFGDIDELSGITSAMEGVKLINGLECKIACSSSKISYVLDTQDFFFRPKRRRQASPETRSCRHRRDREERYRRLMATVSQ, from the exons ATGAAGAGGACAAGGGATGATGCTTACTCTGGCTCTCAATTCAAACGGCCCTTTGCTTCCTCACGTGGTGATTC CTATGGCCAAACCCAAGGGGCTGGAGGAGGAAgtggaggaggtggtggtggaggagcaaCCCCGTCTCAGAAATTGACAACCAATGATGCCTTAACTTATTTGAAGGAAGTGAAAGACATGTTTCAGGATCAGAGAGAAAAATATGACTTGTTCCTTGAGGTCATGAAAGATTTCAAGGCTCAGAG gactGACACTGCTGGTGTCATAGCAAGGGTGAAGGAGCTATTCAAAGGGCACAACAATTTGATATTTGGATTTAACACTTTCTTGCCTAAGGGATATGAGATAACACTTGATGAGGAAGAGGCTCCTCCGAAGAAAACAGTTGAATTTGAAGAAGCGATTAGTTTTGTGAACAAGATAAAG AAACGATTCCAAAATGATGAGCATGTTTACAAATCATTCTTGGACATTTTGAACATGTACCGCAAAGAGCATAAGGACATTGGTGAGGTTTATAGTGAG GTTGCTACCCTTTTCAAGGACCATACAGATTTGCTCGATGAGTTCACTAGATTCTTACCAGATACTTCTCAAGCACCTTCTGCACAGCATGCTCCATATGGTCGAAGTTCATTGCAGCGATTCAATGAGCGGAGTTCTACAGCACCCATGATGCGACAAGTGCATGTAGACAAG CAACGTTATCGACGAGACAGGATTCTTGGCTCTCATGATCGTGATCAGAGCGTTGATCGAGCTGATCTGGATGATGACAAAATAAACATGCACAAGGAGCAGAGGAAACGTGAGAATAGGGATAGAAGAGTCCGTGATCATGATGAGAGAGAACAAGATCTTGATAATGGCAGGGATTTGAACTTGCAACGCTTTCAAGACAAAAAGAAATCTGTCAAGAAGGCGGAAGGGTTTGCCATGGCTTCTGACTTTCCTTCATATGATGACAAAGATGCGTTAAAGA CCATGTATGGTCAAGCATTCAGCTTCTGCGAGAAAGTTAAGGAGAAGTTGAGCAGTTCTGATGACTACCAAGCATTCTTGAAGTGCCTTCACATTTTCAGCAATGGGATAATAAAAAGGAACGATTTGCAAAATTTG GTAACTGATTTACTTGGAAAACACTCTGATCTATTGCATGAATTCAATGATTTCCTGGAGCGTTGTGAAAATATTG ACGGATTCCTTGCTGGTGTCATGAGTAAAA AGTCTCTGTCTACCGATGGTCATATATCAAGATCATCAAAGTTGGAGGACAAAGATAAAGAGCACAAGCGTGAGATGGATGGACCTAAAGAGAAAGAAAGATACAGTAAATACTCGGGAAAATCCATTCAAGAACTCGATCTTAGTGACTGCAAACGTTGTACTCCAAGCTATAGGCTGCTGCCTGCAGAT TATCCAATTCCTGTGGCTAGTCAGAGATCTGAACTTGGAGCTCAAGTATTGAATGACCACTGGGTATCTGTGACTTCAGGGAGTGAGGATTACTCTTTCAAACATATGCGCAGGAATCAGTATGAAGAAAGCTTGTTCAGATGCGAAGATGACAG ATTTGAGATGGACATGCTATTAGAGTCAGTGAGTTCTGCTGCGAAACGTGTAGAGGAGTTGTCTAATAGCATTAATGAAAATAAGATGGAGAACCTGGGCCGTATTGAAGATCAATTTACTG CTTTAAATTTAAGGTGCATTGAACGTTTGTATGGTGACCATGGTCTCGATGTGATAGACATTTTGCGTAAAAATCCAACTCATGCTCTGCCTGTAATATTGACTCGACTTAAGCAGAAACAAGAGGAGTGGACTAAGTGTCGTGCAGATTTCAATAAAGTTTGGGCTGAAATTTATGCTAAGAACCACTACAAGTCACTCGATCACCGTAGCTTCTATTTCAAGCAACAAGATTCAAAGAACTTGCACACGAAAT ATTTGGTGACCGAgattaaagaaattaaagagaagcaGCAAAAAGAGGATGATATTCTTCAGTCCATTGCTGCTGGAAGTAAACAGCCTCTAACTCCACATCTTGAGTTTGAATATCCTGATGCTGCAATTCATGAAGACTTGTATAAACTTATTCGGTATTCATGTGAGGAGATTTACTCTAGTAGGGAGTTGATGAATAAAACTATGAGGCTCTGGTGTACCTTTTTGGAACCGATGCTTGGTGTTCCTTCCCGATCTCATGGGACAGAAAAGGTGGAAGAGAGGAAAGCAGGGCCTAATGTTGGCAATGCAGGCAATGGAAGTCCTCATGGAGACTCCATTTCAATTAATTCAAGGTTACCAAAATCTGACAAGAATGAAGCAGATGGTAGAGTACCTGATGTAAAGAATGTTCACCGGACTAGTGCTGCAGCTAATGATAAAGAAAATGGATCTGTTGGTCGTGAAAATGTCTGTAGAGATGAACTCCCACTGGATAAAGGGCAGACAAATATAGAGTGCACCGATAAAGTCTCTGGGATTAATAAACAATTTTCTGCTGATGAACAAGGAGCTAAAAACAATGCATTAATTTCAGTTAGAGGAGAAAAATTAGAAGATAATCCTAGCAGGAACAACGAAGAATTGACTCCAG GCACTGTCACTACTCCTTCTCGACCTACTGACGCTGACGAATCCGTACCTAAACCTCAGGAAGTAAATGCTACTTTGGTAGAG GGGTCTGATGTTACAGCTCCAGTTACAGTGGCCGATGGGGTACCAACTCAGAGCAGTAAAGTTAGAAGCCATGAAGAATCTGCTGGGCCTTGTAAAACTGAAAAGGAAGAGGGCGAGTTATCACCAAATGGTGATTCGGAGGAGGATAACTTTGTTGCTTATGGAGATTCAAATGTGCAGTCAATGTCTAAGTCAAAGCACACTATTGAGAGAAGAAAATATCAGTCCAGAATTGGAGAGGATGAGTCCTGCCCAGAGGCTGGAG CAGGCGATAATGATGCAGATGCAGATGATGAGGACAGTGAAAATGTGTCTGAAGCTGGTGAAGATGTCTCGGGCAGTGAATCTGCTGGTGATGAATGCTTCCGAGAGGACCACGAGGATGAGGAAGATATAGAgcatgatgatgttgatggtaagGCTGAGAGTGAAGGTGAAGCAGAGGGTACATGTGATGCACAATCTGCTGGAGGAGATGGTTCATCTCAGCCACATTCAGAAAGGTTTCTTTCGTCTGTGAAACCTCTGACAAAGCATGTTTCAGCAGTGTCATATGTTGAAGACATGAAGGATTCAAGGGTGTTTTACGGAAATGATGATTTCTATGCACTTTTTAGGCTTCATCAA CTTCTTTATGAAAGGATCTTGTCTGCAAAAACCAATGCCACGAATTCAGAAATGAAATGGAAAGCCAAGGATGCCAGCTCCCCAGATCCTTATTTGAA ATTTATGGATGCATTGTACAGCCTTCTTGATGGATCTTTTGAGAATGCAAAGTTTGAAGATGAATGCCGAGCAATTATTGGCAACCAGTCATATGTGTTATTCACATTGGACAAATTAATATATAAACTAGTTAGACAT CTTCAAAATGTTGCAACAGATGATATGGCCAATAAGCTTCTCCAATTGTATGAGTACGAAAAGTCTCGGAAACCTGGGAAACTAAACGATTCAGTATATCATGCAAATGCACATGTTATCCTTAATGAGGACAATATATATCGATTGCAATGT TCCTCACCACCCTCTCGGCTATCCATCCAGCTCATGGACAATATGAATGAAAAGCCTGAGATGTTTGCTGTTTCTATTGatccaaatttttctttttaccttCACAATGATTTTCTCTCCGTCCTTCCTTCTAAAAAGGAACCCCATGGCATTTTACTTCAAAG AAACAAACGCAAATTTGGAGATATTGATGAGCTTTCTGGAATAACTTCTGCTATGGAAGGTGTCAAACTAATTAATGGATTGGAATGTAAGATAGCTTGCAGCTCGTCCAAG ATCTCCTATGTTCTCGACACACAAGATTTCTTTTTCCGGCCGAAAAGGAGAAGGCAAGCGTCACCGGAAACCAGATCTTGTCGACACCGGAGGGACAGAGAGGAAAGATACCGCAGGTTGATGGCGACCGTGTCTCAATGA